In a single window of the Tachyglossus aculeatus isolate mTacAcu1 chromosome 14, mTacAcu1.pri, whole genome shotgun sequence genome:
- the LOC119936631 gene encoding secreted frizzled-related protein 2-like gives MGPPLALPLRVALALALIAPSGVATPLDLGSLTTKCVAVPPAMGLCREPGWGPSEMRLPNLLGHRTLAQAVPLLASWQRLVRAQCHPHARTFLCSLLAPVCLDTFIQPCRSLCVAVRDNCAPVLACWGQTWPESLDCHRLPDEDGCLAPLGPGSKPSPKVLLAAACQSCPPLEELTSPWTALDLPCDGSFGVKAKLWRRPEGPGPPELVEVEGPVELSGGVGLSAAQARDLLRRWLLLNEDCARGLTTRGPTTTRGPRGPAGYLLVGHLRHGTFHVSRAHPWPSPDLPLPRPPPATHKRRRPRKCF, from the exons ATGGGGCCCCCCTTGGCCCTGCCCCTCCGCGTGGCCCTGGCCTTGGCCCTGATCGCCCCGTCGGGGGTGGCCACCCCGCTGGACCTGGGCTCGCTGACCACCAAGTGCGTGGCGGTGCCCCCCGCGATGGGGCTGTGCCGGGAGCCCGGCTGGGGCCCCTCGGAGATGCGGCTGCCCAATCTACTGGGCCACCGGACCCTGGCCCAGGCCGTGCCCCTCTTGGCCAGCTGGCAACGCCTGGTGCGTGCCCAGTGCCACCCGCACGCCAGAACCTTCCTCTGTTCCCTGCTGGCCCCCGTCTGCCTGGACAC GTTCATCCAGCCCTGCCGGAGCCTCTGCGTGGCCGTGAGGGACAACTGTGCCCCCGTCCTGGCCTGCTGGGGCCAAACGTGGCCCGAGAGTCTGGACTGCCACCGGCTCCCCGATGAGGATGGGTGTCTGGCCCCCCTCGGCCCGGGCTCCAAACCCAGCCCCAAAG tgctgcttGCTGCTGCTTGCCAGAGCTGCCCCCCGTTAGAAGAGCTCACCTCTCCCTGGACGGCCCTGGACCTGCCCTGCGACGGCAGCTTCG GGGTGAAAGCCAAGCTGTGGCGGCGGCCGGAGGGTCCGGGCCCCCCCGagttggtggaggtggaggggcccGTGGAGCTGAGCGGCGGCGTTGGGCTGTCCGCGGCCCAGGCGCGGGACCTGCTGCGGCGCTGGCTGCTGCTCAACGAGGACTGCGCGCGGGGCCTGACGACGCGGGGCCCGACGACGACGCggggcccccggggcccggccggcTACCTGCTGGTCGGACACCTGCGCCACGGGACCTTCCACGTCAGCCGGGCGCACCCCTGGCCGAGCCCCGACCTCCCGCTGCCCCGGCCTCCCCCGGCCACGCACAAGCGGAGGAGGCCGCGGAAGTGTTTCTAG